In Topomyia yanbarensis strain Yona2022 chromosome 2, ASM3024719v1, whole genome shotgun sequence, one DNA window encodes the following:
- the LOC131682977 gene encoding ATP-binding cassette sub-family G member 4-like: MPQLCTRETRQMQHSCSCMSDFNVRTVTNACFVSIMAATELVQIEDGTVQEKLLTRMALEFTNISFKGELKGDKRKIILDNVSGRFSPGRLTAILGPSGAGKSSLLNILSGFKKHGVIGSVMVNGETLSDEAFRNKCVYIPQDFDLLELLTVMEILDYAAELKMTNSSSRMVRKKKVNDILDVLGLRRSMATLVKNLSGGEKKRLSIGMELITNPPIILLDEPTSGLDSVSALQLVSYIKSLAEEGRTIVSVIHQPASSLFKHFDDLFLLSAGKCIYSGPIDGMVSSFAEAGFHCPKYYNRADFALEVASMLNSPGLELLALKYNNSDAYVRTSMDGEFSGRNNIGTPYRNTCLAVKSRRKYAVPQWKQFEILLSRSLRSTIRDFFFAQLRVIAHVIVGFLLGIVFYNAGKDASSVMTNTAGIFFFHIFIFYGNSMPCTITFPQETKVFVREHLNNWYSLEAYYLSKIFADLPLQFICPTLFVLISYYLTGQPLEPFRFAMFWTMCLLLGIFAQTVGLLSGAAFDIQMATFFVPCLSIPALLFSGFFVKSYEMLEFLRPLSYVSFFRYSMQGSMQAIYGYNRTDFPCSQIMCYYNRPGKYLKFMDTPEEGIELNMAALVGFIVLFQVLLYISLRRRLKIFQ; this comes from the exons ATGCCTCAGCTGTGCACCCGCGAAACGCGGCAAATGCAGCATTCCTGCAGTTGCATGAGTGACTTCAACGTGCGCACAGTGACGAATGCTTGCTTCGTGTCAATCATGGCGGCGACCGAGCTTGTACAAATCGAGGATGGAACTGTTCAGGAGAAACTACTGACACGAATGGCGTTGGAGTTTACTAACATTAGCTTCAAGGGAGAGCTGAAGG GTGATAAGCGTAAGATCATTCTGGACAACGTTTCCGGTCGCTTTTCACCGGGACGGTTGACGGCGATATTGGGGCCTTCCGGGGCGGGAAAATCTTCCCTGCTTAACATCTTATCTGGATTCAA AAAACATGGCGTTATCGGTTCCGTCATGGTAAACGGTGAGACACTTAGCGACGAAGCCTTCCGAAACAAGTGCGTCTACATTCCACAGGACTTCGATTTGCTGGAACTTCTGACGGTGATGGAGATTCTGGATTACGCGGCCGAATTGAAAATGACCAACTCCAGTTCTCGGATGGTACGTAAGAAGAAGGTAAACGACATCCTCGACGTGCTGGGTCTAAGGCGCAGCATGGCAACACTGGTGAAAAACTTGTCCGGAGGAGAGAAAAAACGACTATCGATTGGAATGGAATTAATCACTAATCCGCCAATCATTCTGCTAGACGAGCCAACCAGTGGATTGGATAGTGTTTCCGCACTTCAATTAGTTAGCTATATCAAGTCGCTTGCCGAGGAAGGACGTACGATTGTTAGTGTGATTCATCAACCGGCATCCAGTTTATTTAAACACTTTGATGACTTATTTTTGCTGTCCGCTGGCAAGTGTATCTACAGTGGTCCGATTGACGGGATGGTTAGTAGCTTTGCTGAAGCAGGATTCCATTGTCCCAAGTACTATAATCGGGCTGATTTCG ccCTGGAAGTTGCCTCAATGCTGAACAGCCCTGGACTCGAACTGCTTGCTCTGAAATACAACAATTCCGATGCGTACGTAAGAACATCCATGGACGGTGAATTTAGCGGGAGAAACAATATTGGAACACCTTACCGAAACACTTGTCTAGCGGTAAAATCTCGACGAAAATATGCCGTTCCGCAGTGGAAGCAATTCGAAATTCTCCTGAGTCGATCGCTGCGCTCCACCATAAGAGATTTT TTCTTCGCCCAACTTCGAGTGATCGCTCATGTAATCGTAGGTTTCCTGTTGGGCATCGTCTTCTACAATGCCGGAAAGGACGCTTCCTCCGTTATGACAAACACTGCCGGTATCTTTTTCTTCCACATCTTCATATTTTACGGTAACTCCATGCCCTGCACAATAACGT TCCCCCAGGAAACCAAAGTATTCGTTCGCGAACACCTCAACAACTGGTACTCACTGGAAGCCTACTATCTATCGAAGATTTTCGCCGATCTGCCCCTACAGTTCATCTGTCCAACCCTGTTCGTGCTGATTTCCTACTACCTAACCGGGCAACCGTTGGAACCGTTCCGCTTCGCAATGTTCTGGACCATGTGCCTGCTGTTAGGAATTTTCGCTCAAACGGTAGGCCTACTATCTGGAGCGGCCTTCGACATCCAGATGGCGACGTTCTTCGTGCCGTGCCTGAGCATTCCGGCGCTACTGTTTTCCGGGTTCTTCGTTAAGTCTTACGAAATGTTGGAGTTTCTACGGCCTCTGTCGTACGTGTCGTTTTTTCGCtacagcatgcagggatcgatGCAGGCTATTTACGGCTACAACCGGACGGATTTCCCGTGCTCTCAGATCATGTGCTACTACAATCGACCGGGAAAATATCTCAAGTTTATGGATACACCGGAGGAGGGAATTGAGCTGAACATGGCTGCGCTAGTGGGTTTCATTGTACTGTTTCAGGTTTTATTGTACATTTCGTTGCGACGgcggttgaaaatatttcagtGA
- the LOC131679363 gene encoding uncharacterized protein K02A2.6-like, with product MFCHLDVTDAYTHLPIDGQFSHALTLNTATHGLIRPTRAVYGAANISAIWQRRMESVLQGLDDVVVSFYDDIIVFAKDFDSLLQALTVTLDRLRLNGLRLNRSKCVFAASSLECLGHRIDRHGLHKSNHPPNSSWDAIFELG from the coding sequence ATGTTTTGCCATTTAGATGTGACCGATGCGTATACTCATCTTCCGATCGACGGACAGTTTAGTCATGCACTAACGCTGAACACGGCAACGCACGGGCTCATTCGTCCAACTCGGGCGGTATACGGAGCGGCAAACATTTCAGCTATTTGGCAGCGCCGCATGGAGTCGGTCCTTCAAGGATTGGACGATGTAGTCGTCAGTTTCTACGATGACATAATCGTGTTCGCTAAGGACTTCGACAGCCTTCTTCAAGCACTAACAGTCACCTTGGATAGATTGAGGCTAAATGGACTACGTCTAAATCGATCGAAATGCGTATTCGCAGCATCATCTCTCGAATGCCTGGGCCACAGAATTGATCGCCACGGATTACACAAATCAAATCACCCGCCAAACTCTTCCTGGGACGCAATATTCGAACTCGGCTAG